The genomic region TTATCCTGTGTTTATTCCTTTGCCATATTTAGGCTGTTTAATGTAATTTCATCTCTATTTGGTTGTGCCGTACCATATTTTGCTAGATGTATAAATCTAGTACAGCAATCAAATACATATTGTTTACAATGTTAAGTTTATATGTTGCTTCACAAAAATTCTATGTAAATGTGAACTTGAATTGCTGACTcagaaagaaaattaagtaatttacttattttgttaaagcTAGATTGTGTGCCTTCCATAATGCCTTTAGTCAATCATTTGGTAGCATATTATCCATTTGTTTATATGATTATTCTGTGTCTCTTGTTCCTGACGGGTGATCCTTTCTGTAGATATTTCGATTCTGTAGATCCAAATGCCACAAGAATTTCAAGATGAAGAGGAATCCTCGCAAGGTGAAATGGACCAAGGCCTATAGGAGGTTGCATGGAAAGGACATGACACAGGTAAATATGATTGATTCACCTTATCTTTTATCTAACCTAGTGTACTTCTTGTTGCATGAAAACCATTGCTTGGACCAGAAAGGATTGGGTGTTTTATCTGTTTTTTCCTGTTCCTGTTTCCATATTTTGCAGGATTCTACCTTTGAGTTTGAGAGGAAGCGCAATAGGCCAGAGAGATATGACAGGAATCTCACAGAAAACACTTTGAAGGCCATTAAGACAATCGATAAAGTAAGATCCAGGAGGGAGGCCAAACACATTGAGACGAGGTAATTTGTTCTTCTCATCATTTGTTTAAAATGCATTTAGGTGGGATGATGAATATCATTTAACATGCAATTGAAAACATTTTGCAGAAAGAAGGGAAAGAAGGCCCAGCTGATGAGAGAGGCAGTAAAGGAGCTGGAGCAAAGCATCAACTTGGTGAAAGCCCCAGGTGCTTTCAAGGAGGACAATTCTCTCACTCTTCCGAAGATCAAGGTCAAGGTATCTCAAACACAGGCAGAGAATCAACCCATGGAAGAATAAGTGTAATCATCTTCATGTTTCCCTGCTCAGATATAATCCTCCGATATGTTGTGCTCGTATATTGCGTGGAAGCAAAAGTTTTGTCCAGAAGACAACCTtcatatcaaaaaaattttgttgtgcttttgtttttgtttttgtttttgtttctgatCATAGGAAGTAATGAACTATACACCTTTCTAATATGGTTGTTGGTATTAATTGAAACATGTTTTGAACTGTACTGTTATCCCTCTGTTTATTATCATCCTTTGctaccaaaaacaaagaaaataaaaaaaaactgattttcccATTGGTCCTTCAATGAAGCTATGCTAGGAGACTAGGGGCGTTTGGTACCACAacttaaacaacagttttcaatttttaaaaacattatacattttttatattttttttcactcacacgtatttttaaaaaatacaaatgttactaaaataatattaccaAACGGGCTGGTGTTTCGTTATTACAGATAATTAGAGATCTCTCACTGCCATCTTGGTTGGGCCTCTAGAGCAGCCCACTTCCTCAGAAAGTGGGCCTTGGAGTCGAATGTATTTAGTATTGTTTGTCCTCGTAGCCCCATTCCTTTGTTTTTCGTTTTATAATTGCTACAAATAATGGGAGAGAGATATTTGAACATTAGTTTTTCTAGTAAAGGAGAGCAAGCAAACTCACCAAGTATTAAAGTTTTCGACTTCTCATTCTAGTCTAAAATCTAAATTGTGTAATGCTCAAGATTCTTGTGTGGCTGGTTTGGATAAATAATCCAGTGTGGTTGGTTTCGTTATAAAAGTATTTAAAGAGAATTTTCGATTTTAAATGAAGATAAAGTAATCTGAATGATTTGATAAAATTTCTAGAAAGATTTGAGTTTTATTAATATGTGAATTTGAAATAACTAGACATAAGATGCTATTTCattcaatttcaattatattattagtgtttttaTCCCAACAAAATCTCAAAAGTTCACTTCATCGTAACTAGTTAAATCTATGTAAACCAACTTGTATTAgtaatttttcttcaattccCTTGCAacgtagcattttttttatatataagttttttgaaaaaactataTATACTAGGAGACATTCCTCTTGTCCTCTTTTCTTTGTTGTAACATTTTTATAGAACATTCGTAAATGAATAGAGTGGTGGGTGACTATCCAAATGTACACACAAGAGTTGGTCAATTTTGTGGGACGAGAAGGAACAAGCATAAGGACAAAAACGTGCTAAGAAGTTACACCAAATCTTGGTGACAGAAGCGGTAAACTTTGTCAATTAATCAATGAGTAATTATAGTTACACACTCACTTACACATGATAGCACATGAactaaaattgtgttttaaaaacacGATTTCAAAAGAGTGTGTATAAAGCGTAAAATAACAAGTGTATAATAAGATattttattaaggaaaaatttGATTACATACTTGCTATTGTACACTATACACAATCTTGATTTTCCAAACATAATAATTATGTGGCtgaaaataaaacatattagtTATGTAGGAAGCATCATTTGGAACTTGAGACTCATGTATTCAAGTTCTAAAGGTGAaactcgagtctcaaagactagTACTACGAAGAAAAACATGAGTTGATATATGTTTTATGAGTtggtatatgtttttttttttttttttttgaagtctttagtggaactcgagttttagagactcaaGTTCTTCACATTGGaactcaattttcaaataatgttACTTAACCAATATATTTCAATGTTAACCATATAATTAATATGTTTGCAAAATCAACACAACTAGCAAAAAACCCTCCATGCGCTCTCtttgaaacacaaaaacatgatttcacaattttaactaaacacgtccaaaaaaaaaaaacgattaaAAAAAACGATTAAAAAACGattacattaattaattaattgatgatGACCAACTCAATGACCGGCGTTTGCCAGTTATTATCACTTTATCACGCG from Castanea sativa cultivar Marrone di Chiusa Pesio chromosome 11, ASM4071231v1 harbors:
- the LOC142614445 gene encoding putative ribosome biogenesis protein RLP24, translating into MRIEKCWFCSSTIYPGHGIQFVRNDAKIFRFCRSKCHKNFKMKRNPRKVKWTKAYRRLHGKDMTQDSTFEFERKRNRPERYDRNLTENTLKAIKTIDKVRSRREAKHIETRKKGKKAQLMREAVKELEQSINLVKAPGAFKEDNSLTLPKIKVKVSQTQAENQPMEE